In Gimesia benthica, a single window of DNA contains:
- a CDS encoding biliverdin-producing heme oxygenase, with translation MRDFSSELRVSIQKYHDEIESSYLAKRIIRTKITRSEYCWLLSQLYYLHCALESSWQNNLGFSSLYDTSIHSRIPALKADLELLNEGNYYALHDSTVRLLAKFEEWNVTNHYSLIGALYVIEGSRLGGVLLKDLLYDALKLTNKEGAAYFLGTSEFWHKSWREFKRRISESPEMESHQELISNASIETFQGLTDLYNTRPFI, from the coding sequence GTGAGAGATTTTTCTTCAGAGCTCCGAGTGTCGATCCAGAAATATCACGACGAAATCGAGTCAAGCTATCTAGCTAAACGAATCATCAGGACGAAAATTACCCGTAGTGAATACTGCTGGCTGCTTTCACAACTCTACTACCTGCACTGTGCTCTCGAAAGCAGTTGGCAGAACAATCTGGGCTTTTCATCCCTCTACGACACATCGATTCACTCCCGTATACCGGCGCTCAAAGCAGATTTAGAATTACTGAATGAGGGCAACTATTATGCGTTGCATGATTCCACTGTCAGATTGCTTGCAAAATTTGAAGAATGGAATGTCACCAACCATTACTCTCTGATCGGTGCTCTCTATGTGATTGAAGGATCAAGGCTGGGAGGTGTTTTGTTAAAAGATCTGCTTTACGATGCCTTGAAACTCACAAATAAGGAAGGAGCAGCTTATTTCCTGGGTACTTCTGAGTTCTGGCACAAGTCATGGCGCGAGTTCAAACGGCGTATCAGTGAATCTCCTGAAATGGAATCGCATCAAGAATTGATTTCGAATGCCTCGATCGAAACCTTTCAGGGCCTGACCGACCTCTATAATACAAGACCATTTATTTAG
- a CDS encoding ATP-binding protein → MDESINMIPAADLPSEASENCDHIAYQYSGVIQPHGVLVIVNPDDFRILQISENASLFFGMQTEGLLGQRLFNGRILSSTPEVINEFNQCISNSPRLISGLTTPGGLALLGRLTRTDGRFHLELEFASSPYDVERCSPIEMISEITEVLSRTESIKDIAESFPQVFRKFIGYDRCMIYRFDPEFNGEVIGESRSENAQDTFLGLRFPMSDIPKSARKMFADSPVRVTVDQTVECVPITPRRDPETQQDVDLTAVRIRGAAGSCQTYYNNMGVRSTLVMPIFYEHELWGLVSCHHGQPRRPSPELDSALKVVVKLISNALEHAAAAEHRLAERKARSINELLAKIDPFDSNCLVQIQQQVENLKEMIDCTGFLLRIDEQDYAHGEIPDDEELQTFIESLLPMAGDEAFAINNIPEHFPALAELRDVAAGGLLVPLRSNPDEFAVWFRAEQPLTVNWAGDPQSGLKWNQQGRPELTPRNSFELWKSKTANTCYPWSTAEIAFANSVSTQIGLISLSWHALRADRAKSEFLTNMSHEIRTPMTSILGYLDILESEDFEPEDPMRLEAFSVIKRSGNHLMQLINDILDLSSIESGRISINKTDVELGSLVEEALTMVREQAEHKQLELSLKYESMPPHKVLTDPTRVKQILLNLLENAIKFTERGCVSLKLFHTSDDQNTKQVYLQIIDSGIGMDQDQLEIVRTFKTFNQLDNSLTRKYGGTGLGLRICHGLAQKLGGKIEVESQKEMGSIFTLSLPAEDSEKTILKKSRFNESANQADTGDVASTREALIGTRILLAEDDPINQKVIDNFLTTSGAEVTLVGNGKLAVEAALKAAPDFFDLILMDMQMPVLDGYSATSQLRNQGYEHPVIALTAHAMEGSREKCIASGCDDFITKPINRKSLISICIKWIED, encoded by the coding sequence ATGGACGAATCGATCAATATGATTCCTGCTGCAGACCTCCCCAGTGAAGCCAGCGAAAACTGTGACCATATTGCATATCAATATTCTGGAGTCATCCAACCTCACGGGGTGTTGGTCATCGTCAATCCAGATGACTTTCGGATCTTACAAATCAGTGAGAATGCATCACTGTTTTTCGGCATGCAAACTGAGGGACTCCTGGGGCAACGCTTGTTTAATGGGCGGATTTTGAGTTCTACGCCCGAGGTCATCAATGAGTTTAATCAATGCATCTCTAATTCTCCTCGACTGATCAGCGGCCTGACAACTCCCGGAGGTCTGGCGTTATTGGGTAGATTGACCCGCACTGATGGCCGTTTTCATCTCGAACTTGAGTTTGCCAGCAGCCCGTATGACGTCGAGCGCTGTTCTCCAATCGAAATGATTTCGGAGATCACCGAGGTCCTGTCTCGAACCGAATCTATAAAAGATATCGCGGAATCATTTCCCCAGGTGTTTCGAAAATTCATTGGCTATGATCGCTGCATGATTTACCGTTTCGATCCCGAGTTTAATGGAGAAGTCATTGGAGAATCTCGTTCAGAAAATGCACAGGATACATTTCTGGGGTTGCGTTTTCCGATGTCCGATATTCCGAAAAGTGCCCGCAAGATGTTCGCGGACTCCCCTGTCAGGGTTACTGTTGACCAGACCGTAGAATGTGTGCCGATCACACCACGGCGCGACCCGGAAACGCAACAGGATGTCGATCTAACAGCGGTTAGAATTCGTGGAGCTGCCGGATCCTGTCAGACATATTACAACAACATGGGGGTCCGCTCGACTCTTGTGATGCCAATCTTTTATGAGCATGAACTCTGGGGCCTTGTATCCTGTCACCATGGTCAGCCAAGAAGGCCCTCTCCCGAGCTGGATTCTGCCCTGAAAGTGGTAGTCAAACTGATTTCGAATGCTCTGGAACACGCAGCAGCGGCCGAACACAGGTTGGCAGAAAGGAAAGCACGGTCGATCAATGAATTACTGGCGAAGATAGACCCTTTCGACTCTAATTGTCTGGTCCAGATTCAACAGCAGGTCGAAAACCTGAAGGAAATGATTGACTGCACTGGTTTTTTACTGCGAATTGACGAACAGGATTACGCACACGGTGAAATCCCGGATGATGAAGAACTGCAGACATTTATTGAGTCTCTGTTGCCAATGGCAGGCGATGAAGCCTTTGCCATCAATAACATTCCGGAACACTTTCCTGCTTTGGCGGAATTAAGAGATGTCGCCGCCGGAGGGTTACTGGTTCCCCTCAGAAGTAATCCGGATGAATTTGCAGTCTGGTTCCGGGCTGAGCAACCTCTTACCGTCAACTGGGCAGGAGATCCCCAATCAGGTCTTAAATGGAATCAGCAGGGACGCCCCGAGCTAACTCCTCGCAACAGCTTTGAACTCTGGAAATCCAAAACCGCAAACACCTGTTATCCCTGGAGCACCGCGGAAATTGCTTTTGCCAACAGTGTTTCCACCCAGATTGGTCTGATTTCTTTGAGTTGGCATGCCTTGAGAGCAGATCGTGCCAAGAGCGAATTCCTGACGAATATGAGTCATGAAATCCGGACCCCGATGACCTCGATCCTGGGCTATCTGGATATTCTGGAGTCAGAGGATTTTGAGCCCGAGGATCCCATGCGGCTGGAAGCGTTTTCTGTAATCAAGCGCAGCGGAAATCATCTGATGCAGCTTATCAATGATATTCTCGACCTTTCAAGCATCGAGTCCGGGCGAATCAGTATAAATAAAACAGACGTTGAACTGGGATCCCTGGTTGAAGAGGCATTGACCATGGTCCGGGAACAGGCTGAACACAAACAACTGGAATTGTCACTTAAGTATGAATCAATGCCTCCTCATAAAGTTCTGACAGATCCAACGAGGGTCAAACAGATTCTTTTGAATCTGTTGGAAAATGCAATCAAATTCACGGAACGAGGTTGCGTTTCCCTCAAACTCTTTCATACGAGTGATGACCAAAATACAAAACAGGTTTATCTGCAAATCATCGATTCAGGCATTGGAATGGATCAGGATCAACTGGAAATTGTCAGAACATTCAAGACGTTTAATCAGCTGGATAACTCTCTGACACGAAAGTATGGAGGAACCGGCCTGGGCTTGCGAATCTGTCATGGCCTGGCTCAAAAACTGGGAGGTAAAATTGAAGTTGAATCTCAAAAAGAAATGGGAAGCATCTTCACCCTCTCCCTCCCTGCTGAAGACTCAGAAAAAACGATTTTAAAAAAGTCTCGCTTTAATGAAAGTGCAAACCAGGCAGATACAGGGGACGTGGCTTCTACCAGAGAAGCATTAATCGGAACACGTATTCTTCTCGCTGAGGATGACCCGATCAATCAAAAAGTCATTGACAACTTTCTGACAACCTCTGGAGCAGAGGTCACCCTGGTCGGTAACGGAAAACTGGCAGTGGAAGCTGCTCTTAAGGCTGCACCAGACTTTTTTGACCTGATTCTAATGGACATGCAGATGCCGGTACTTGATGGATATTCGGCGACCAGTCAACTCAGAAACCAGGGATATGAACATCCAGTGATTGCCTTGACGGCACATGCCATGGAGGGTAGTCGGGAGAAATGTATCGCCTCTGGTTGTGATGATTTCATTACAAAGCCGATTAACAGAAAATCGCTCATTAGCATTTGCATAAAATGGATCGAGGACTAG